In Halarcobacter bivalviorum, a genomic segment contains:
- a CDS encoding precorrin-3B C(17)-methyltransferase: MAKKLYIVSSGAGGTSYITPEARKALETCEVVVSYSKYARELKELIEGKELFTSGMTHEIERCNQAIQYASEGKTTCIVSNGDANVYGMATLIVEIIDEKNLWDEIELISLPGVTSFLAAAAKVGAPVSQDFSIISLSDRLTDIDLIDKRVKAALDCDFVLGIYNPKSKKRILPYQNFLRALENGYQDRIAIIASHVGRDEKEKITITTAQDLIDQDIEHPAVSMSTLIIICNSNSKLTKNGKVLTPRGYLNKYELDGELKNK; encoded by the coding sequence ATGGCAAAAAAATTATATATAGTTAGTTCAGGAGCTGGTGGAACATCATATATCACACCAGAAGCAAGAAAAGCTTTAGAAACTTGCGAAGTTGTAGTTTCATATAGTAAATATGCAAGAGAATTAAAAGAGTTAATTGAAGGAAAAGAGCTATTTACATCTGGAATGACACATGAAATAGAGAGATGTAACCAAGCAATTCAATATGCAAGTGAAGGAAAAACAACTTGTATTGTTTCAAATGGAGATGCAAATGTTTATGGAATGGCTACTTTAATTGTAGAAATTATAGATGAAAAAAACCTATGGGATGAAATCGAACTTATCTCACTTCCTGGAGTTACTTCATTCTTGGCAGCAGCAGCTAAAGTTGGTGCTCCTGTATCACAAGATTTTTCTATTATCTCTTTATCAGATAGGCTTACAGATATAGATTTAATTGATAAAAGAGTAAAAGCAGCACTTGATTGTGACTTTGTTTTAGGTATCTATAATCCAAAATCTAAAAAGAGAATTCTTCCTTATCAAAATTTCTTAAGAGCTTTAGAAAATGGATATCAAGATAGAATAGCAATTATTGCTTCACATGTAGGGAGAGATGAAAAAGAGAAAATCACTATAACTACTGCTCAAGATTTAATAGACCAAGATATTGAGCATCCAGCTGTTTCTATGTCAACACTTATTATAATTTGCAATTCTAATTCAAAACTAACTAAAAATGGAAAAGTTTTAACACCAAGAGGGTATTTAAATAAATATGAACTTGATGGCGAACTAAAAAATAAATAA
- the cbiD gene encoding cobalt-precorrin-5B (C(1))-methyltransferase CbiD: MSEKKVLRKGYTTGTHTVAAFRSCLDTFLVTNSQTTTKTNKIDNDDLDVTKGCEIVVCLDFDIENFLLNPTFQKPQIFSCGTNSLEIYAGLGVGVVTKKGLKIQAPYPAINPAPLEAMQEYFEIKTKNKEDLHLKCCVSVTNGQEIAKQTANSKVGVLEGISILGTTGIVKPVSSSAYIDSVKTEIEFAIQNNYETIYFTLGNSAFKVACSKADEEAIIEIGNFVYDSVELATKQNAKEVIFLCGIGKMTKVYQGFKNTHNRFGVIDFTKLQLDIKENLGYEVDIEATLTVKGISQELEKVGLLDAFYEMITKKANKQIKQWFKTSNVKAIILEQKEVLGW, translated from the coding sequence ATGTCTGAAAAAAAAGTTTTAAGAAAAGGTTATACAACAGGAACTCACACAGTTGCTGCATTTAGGTCTTGTTTAGATACATTTTTAGTTACAAATTCTCAAACAACAACTAAAACAAATAAAATAGACAATGATGATTTAGATGTAACAAAAGGGTGTGAAATAGTTGTATGCCTAGATTTTGATATAGAAAACTTTTTATTAAATCCAACTTTTCAAAAACCTCAAATTTTTTCTTGTGGAACAAATAGTTTAGAAATATATGCTGGTCTTGGTGTGGGAGTAGTAACAAAAAAGGGACTAAAAATACAAGCCCCCTATCCTGCTATAAACCCTGCTCCATTAGAAGCTATGCAAGAGTATTTTGAAATAAAAACAAAAAATAAAGAAGATTTACATTTAAAATGTTGTGTAAGCGTTACAAATGGTCAAGAAATAGCCAAACAAACAGCAAACTCAAAAGTTGGAGTACTTGAAGGTATCTCAATACTTGGAACAACAGGAATTGTAAAACCTGTATCAAGTTCAGCGTATATAGACTCAGTAAAAACTGAAATAGAATTTGCTATACAAAATAACTATGAAACCATCTATTTTACCCTTGGAAACTCTGCTTTTAAAGTAGCTTGTTCTAAAGCAGATGAAGAGGCAATCATAGAAATAGGAAATTTTGTTTATGATTCAGTTGAACTTGCAACAAAACAAAATGCAAAAGAAGTAATCTTTTTGTGTGGAATAGGAAAGATGACAAAGGTTTATCAAGGCTTTAAAAATACCCACAATAGATTTGGAGTAATTGACTTTACAAAACTTCAATTAGACATAAAAGAGAACCTAGGCTATGAAGTTGATATTGAAGCAACTTTAACAGTAAAAGGTATATCCCAAGAGCTTGAAAAAGTGGGATTACTTGATGCTTTTTATGAAATGATTACAAAAAAAGCAAACAAACAAATAAAACAATGGTTTAAAACATCAAATGTAAAAGCCATAATATTAGAACAAAAAGAGGTGTTAGGATGGTAA
- the cobM gene encoding precorrin-4 C(11)-methyltransferase, with amino-acid sequence MVYFIGAGPGDPDLVTVKAQKILQKADVVLYTGSLVPKEVLSWCKDEAIIEDSQGMKYPEIFAFLEKYKDKVIARVHTGDPSIYSTIAKQIEFLQEQNIKYEVIPGITAAFGAAASLGIEYTIPGVSQTIILSRVEGKTPNPEKLENILACKNSSLVFYLSILLLKKLKKKALEMGYSPDTPCWVVEKATWKEEQIFKGTISDIENQVSHINGVALILFGDFLKQEETEESHLYVKPLVKELKGKNE; translated from the coding sequence ATGGTATATTTTATAGGTGCTGGTCCAGGTGACCCAGACTTAGTAACAGTAAAAGCACAAAAGATACTTCAAAAAGCTGATGTAGTTTTATATACAGGTTCACTTGTACCCAAAGAAGTTCTTTCTTGGTGTAAAGATGAGGCTATCATAGAAGACTCTCAAGGAATGAAATATCCAGAGATATTTGCTTTTTTAGAAAAATACAAAGATAAAGTAATAGCAAGAGTTCATACAGGGGACCCATCTATTTATTCGACTATTGCAAAGCAAATAGAATTCTTACAAGAGCAAAATATAAAATATGAAGTTATACCAGGTATCACGGCAGCTTTTGGTGCTGCTGCTAGTCTTGGGATAGAATACACTATTCCAGGAGTTTCTCAAACAATTATTTTATCTCGTGTTGAAGGAAAAACTCCAAACCCTGAAAAATTAGAGAATATACTTGCTTGTAAAAACTCATCTTTAGTATTTTATCTATCAATTTTACTTCTTAAAAAATTAAAGAAAAAAGCTCTTGAAATGGGATATTCACCAGATACTCCTTGTTGGGTAGTTGAAAAAGCCACTTGGAAAGAAGAACAAATTTTCAAAGGAACAATTTCTGATATTGAAAATCAAGTTTCACATATAAATGGTGTAGCTTTAATTCTATTTGGAGACTTTCTAAAGCAAGAAGAGACAGAGGAATCACATCTTTATGTTAAACCACTTGTAAAAGAGTTAAAGGGAAAAAATGAGTAA
- a CDS encoding cobalt-precorrin 5A hydrolase gives MSKLKIALVSINQPSLDSASRLVDYLKDYEVVIYGKKDLEHSLNNFKTYEKIDTVLEDGWKKYDAIICILAMGIVVRKIAPLLESKATDPAIIVMSMDLTKIIPLLSGHIGGANELSEIIASRLPNCMNFVSTATDQTNTFAFDMFAKKNSFEIENLKCLAKISNSLLNKKEVEVKTYESIFETISNKTNLKRVDESSNELCVNITPFSDENLTLKPKVYLGIGCNRGTSFEDIEEAFFWFLKKYALKKEQIENIASFEAKADEKGLLEFAKKYSFDIKFYNEKEINSLEKEFSPSQATKFFGLKGVAEPSSILISKYKELIIKKEVIFKKITIAAAV, from the coding sequence ATGAGTAAATTAAAAATAGCTCTTGTCTCTATAAATCAACCAAGCCTTGACTCAGCTTCAAGATTAGTAGACTATTTAAAAGATTATGAAGTAGTAATTTATGGAAAAAAAGATTTAGAACACTCTTTAAACAACTTTAAAACTTATGAAAAAATAGATACTGTTTTAGAAGATGGTTGGAAAAAATATGATGCAATAATTTGTATCTTAGCTATGGGAATTGTTGTTAGAAAGATTGCACCTCTACTTGAAAGCAAAGCAACAGACCCAGCTATTATAGTTATGAGTATGGATTTAACAAAAATCATTCCACTTCTAAGTGGGCATATTGGTGGAGCAAATGAATTAAGTGAAATTATTGCTTCAAGATTACCAAACTGCATGAACTTTGTATCAACAGCAACAGACCAAACAAATACTTTTGCTTTTGATATGTTTGCAAAGAAAAACAGTTTTGAAATAGAAAACCTAAAATGTTTAGCAAAAATCTCAAACTCCCTTCTAAACAAAAAAGAAGTAGAAGTTAAAACTTATGAGAGTATTTTTGAAACAATTTCTAATAAAACAAATCTAAAAAGAGTAGATGAATCATCAAATGAGCTTTGCGTAAATATAACTCCATTTTCAGATGAGAATTTAACCTTAAAACCTAAAGTATATTTAGGTATTGGTTGTAATAGAGGAACTTCTTTTGAAGATATTGAAGAAGCTTTTTTTTGGTTTTTAAAAAAGTATGCTCTAAAGAAAGAGCAAATAGAAAACATAGCTTCCTTTGAAGCAAAAGCAGATGAAAAAGGACTTTTAGAGTTTGCAAAAAAATACAGTTTTGATATTAAATTTTATAATGAAAAAGAGATAAATTCCCTTGAAAAAGAGTTTAGTCCTTCACAAGCTACAAAGTTTTTTGGACTAAAAGGAGTGGCAGAGCCCTCTTCTATTTTGATTTCAAAATATAAAGAGTTAATAATTAAAAAAGAAGTTATCTTCAAAAAAATCACAATTGCAGCAGCAGTATAA
- the cbiT gene encoding precorrin-6Y C5,15-methyltransferase (decarboxylating) subunit CbiT gives MVTIAGNGMGDYTFTNLDFDISRFDKIICDSNFKEEASNILKLKYKEAKEYLLENYDKEEILYVVTGSPLFFSAGTIIAKNLPKDRVKIVNNTSSKTYMCEKLFISETEIDVVSLHGRVDFDLQNFLQNKYTFVLCDKFTIARLKSALSFFKAKSITTTIGYKLGFVDEKIEEINLLQFDEKSLDLSQPFVLLIKKEFESKNIISEDVEFETERGMITKKYKRQLTLQNLDLEPNNLLWDIGAGSGSCAIEAYKRYKVKTTLFEKNETRVEFIKHNLTNHYVVNTKLLVGEAQEHFNSLEEIPQRIFVGGGGVEVIKQLPKLYEKLDKKGIMLINAITLKHLNLMLTVLNEASIEYEIHSISLTTYKGKLDLVEPERQLFQIKIKKQEEEN, from the coding sequence ATGGTAACAATAGCTGGTAATGGTATGGGAGATTATACCTTTACAAATTTAGACTTTGATATTAGCAGGTTTGATAAGATTATCTGTGATTCAAACTTCAAAGAAGAGGCTTCAAATATTCTAAAACTAAAATATAAAGAAGCAAAAGAGTATCTTTTAGAAAACTATGACAAAGAAGAGATTTTATATGTAGTTACTGGTTCGCCTCTATTTTTTTCGGCTGGAACAATTATTGCTAAAAACTTGCCAAAAGACAGAGTGAAAATCGTAAATAACACATCTTCTAAGACTTATATGTGCGAGAAACTTTTTATTAGTGAAACTGAAATTGATGTAGTTTCTTTACATGGAAGAGTTGATTTTGATTTACAAAACTTTTTACAAAATAAATACACATTTGTACTTTGTGATAAGTTTACAATAGCAAGATTAAAATCTGCCCTTTCTTTTTTCAAAGCTAAAAGTATAACTACAACTATAGGTTATAAGCTAGGATTTGTAGATGAAAAAATAGAAGAGATAAATTTACTTCAGTTTGATGAAAAATCTCTTGATTTATCTCAACCTTTTGTATTACTTATTAAAAAAGAGTTCGAATCTAAAAATATCATTAGTGAAGATGTAGAGTTTGAAACTGAGCGAGGTATGATTACAAAAAAGTATAAAAGACAACTTACTTTACAAAACCTTGATTTAGAACCAAACAATCTTTTATGGGATATTGGTGCAGGAAGTGGTTCTTGTGCAATAGAAGCATACAAAAGATACAAGGTTAAAACAACACTTTTTGAAAAAAATGAAACAAGAGTAGAGTTTATAAAACATAATCTAACAAATCATTATGTAGTAAATACAAAACTACTAGTTGGTGAAGCTCAAGAACACTTTAACAGCTTAGAAGAAATACCACAAAGAATATTTGTAGGTGGTGGTGGAGTTGAAGTTATAAAACAACTTCCAAAGCTTTATGAAAAGTTGGACAAAAAAGGAATTATGCTTATAAATGCAATTACTTTAAAACATCTAAACCTAATGTTAACTGTATTAAATGAAGCAAGTATAGAGTATGAAATTCACTCAATCTCCCTTACAACTTATAAAGGAAAACTTGATTTAGTAGAACCTGAGAGACAACTATTTCAAATAAAAATAAAAAAACAAGAAGAGGAAAACTGA